From a single Saimiri boliviensis isolate mSaiBol1 chromosome 7, mSaiBol1.pri, whole genome shotgun sequence genomic region:
- the LOC104652052 gene encoding protein FAM136A, producing the protein MAELQQLRVQEAVDSMVKSLEKENIRKMQGLMFRCSASCCEDSQASMQQVHQCIERCHAPLAQAQALVTSELEKFQDRLARCTMHCNDKAKDSIDAGSKELQVKQQLDGCVTKCVDDHMHLIPTMTKKMKEALLSMGK; encoded by the coding sequence ATGGCGGAGCTGCAGCAGCTGCGGGTGCAGGAGGCGGTGGACTCCATGGTGAAGAGTCTGGAGAAAGAGAACATCCGGAAGATGCAGGGTCTCATGTTCCGGTGCAGCGCCAGCTGTTGTGAGGACAGCCAGGCCTCCATGCAGCAGGTGCACCAGTGCATCGAGCGCTGCCATGCGCCTCTGGCTCAAGCCCAGGCTTTAGTCACCAGTGAGTTGGAGAAGTTCCAGGACCGCCTGGCTCGGTGCACCATGCATTGCAATGACAAAGCCAAAGATTCAATAGATGCTGGGAGTAAGGAGCTTCAGGTGAAGCAGCAGCTGGACGGTTGTGTGACCAAGTGTGTGGATGACCACATGCACCTTATCCCAACTATGACCAAGAAGATGAAGGAGGCTCTCTTATCCATGGGAAAATAA